The Planctomycetia bacterium genomic sequence GGTGGAGTAGTAAGTAGGTGGAGTAGTAAGTAGGTGGAGTAGTAAGTAGGTGGAGTAGTAAGTAGGCGAAGTAGAATCTGATGTGCGGCGTCGAATGTGAATCCGCGGCTAGGCGAGACTACTTCACCTAGTTCACCTACTCGCCACTCCACTTACTTCTTTCCCCATGCTCCAAACCTTCAATCCTCTCAACCGCGACCTGATCGTCAACATCAATGGCCGGCTCGTGCATCGGGACGAGGCGGGCGTGAGTCCGTTCGATTCGGCGGTGCAGGGCGGAGACGCCGTGTGGGAAGGGCTGCGGCTCTATCGCGGCAGGATTTTCAAGCTGCGTGAACATCTCGATCGCTTGCGCAGTTCTGCGTTGGCCTTGGCCTTCGCGACGATTCCTGCGCACGACGAGATCATCGAACAGATTCGCCGCACGCTGGCCGCGAACTCGATGACGGACAATGTCCATCTCCGGTTGACACTCACGCGCGGCGTGAAGATCACCTCCGGCATGGACCCTCGGCTCAATCAATCGGGACCGACGTTGATTGTGCTCGCGGAACACAAGCCGCCGGTGTACGACGCGACCGGCATTTCGTTGGTCACCAGCAGCGTGCGCAGGTTCCCGCCGGATTGTCTCGATCCGAAGATTCACCATTGCAATCTGATTCAGTCGATCCTCGCCAAGATTGAAGCCAACGTGGCCGGTGCGGACGATGCGCTGATGCTGGACACGCACGGGTTTGTGGCCGAGACGAACGCAACGCATGTGTTCATCGTGGATCGCGATGCGGTTGTCACGAGTCGCCTGGTGGCCTGTCCGGAAGGCATTACCAGGGCTACTGTCCTGCAACTTTGCCAGCAACATGGCATCCCAGCGGCGGAACGCGATCTGACGCTCACCGAGGTCTATCGCGCGGACGAGATGTTCTGCACCGGCACAATGGGCGGGCTGACTCCAGTGATTAAGGTCGATGGGCGCACGATCAGCACCGGTAAGGGCGGGCCAATCGCGGGCCGATTGTCGCAACTCTATGCGGAACTCACAGCGACCGAAGGGGTTTCGATGGTATGAAGCGCCGCTCGGCGCTGGCGTGGGCCTCGATTCCCATGGATAATGCGACAAGGCGTCCTGGCGATTCGGAGTTGCCCGCGAAACTCACGAAAAACGCGAAAGCATTGATTGACGTCCCGCAACTGTCCGATTGAATGGCCTGGTGTTCCGCGTTATTTTGCGTGTTTCGCGGGCACCTCTGAGTTGTCAGAACCTTCGTAGCGGTAACATTGCAGGGAACTTCGCGCTTGGCCGATGGGGCGATGAAATCCTGGGCGTGGAAAGCCGATGTCGACGACGCATCCAAGTCTGTTGATCCGAGTCCGTGACGCGCGCGACGTTGCGGCGTGGAATGAGTTCGTCACGGTTTACGCGCCGCTGGTCCATGCGTATCTGCGTAAACGCGGCGT encodes the following:
- a CDS encoding aminotransferase class IV; the protein is MLQTFNPLNRDLIVNINGRLVHRDEAGVSPFDSAVQGGDAVWEGLRLYRGRIFKLREHLDRLRSSALALAFATIPAHDEIIEQIRRTLAANSMTDNVHLRLTLTRGVKITSGMDPRLNQSGPTLIVLAEHKPPVYDATGISLVTSSVRRFPPDCLDPKIHHCNLIQSILAKIEANVAGADDALMLDTHGFVAETNATHVFIVDRDAVVTSRLVACPEGITRATVLQLCQQHGIPAAERDLTLTEVYRADEMFCTGTMGGLTPVIKVDGRTISTGKGGPIAGRLSQLYAELTATEGVSMV